GGTGGTTTGCTCGGCACCCCGCACTTTGGAAGCCACCAGCACTCGCACCACCCGCTCCCCCAGGTTTTCAATTCCCAAATGCAAATGGGCATCACAGAGGGAACTGATGCGCACCAGAAGGCTTTCACTGAAGGCGTGGGAGTGGGCAGCCACGACGATGCTGGTTCCGTCATTGCAGATGCTTTTACATTCCTCAAAGAAGGCGATGACCTCCTCGGGGGCGGAGTGAACGACGAAGGAGGTGATGGAATCTATGGCCACCAGGTCCCTTTTCCGCTGGGCGCGGAGAGCGGTGAGGAGGTCTTGGAGGGTGCGCTCCCAGCGAATCTTGCCCTGCATGGCTTTGATGGGGTAAACCTTCAGTTTCCCCAAGAGAAGGTAGTCCGTAACATCTTGATTGAGGCTTTGCATCTGACGCACCAGGCTCTTGACCGTGTTCTCCGTGGTCAGCAGGGTAACGGTGAAGCCCCCTTTGAGGGAGCCCCAAAGCATCTGCTGGATGAGCACCGACTTGCCCGAATCCGATTGCCCCTCCACCAGCACGAGCGAGCCGGTGGGAATGCCCCCGCCTAACTTCTTATCTATCTCCGGGTTACCAGTGGAGATGATGCGTTGGCCTTTGAGTGCGGTGGGTGCCATTAGCAGCCTCCTTGGGCAACGGTGTGGTGCGCGGCGTGCACACCCTGCCAGGGGATTTTGAAGTGTCGTCCCCTAGCATAGGGGGTGTAGGCACGCATATCGGACGGCGACTGCCACCTCCCATTAGTCGCAGCGCGGGTCTATCCCGGTGAAGAAGGTGGACACCGCCACCCCGTTGGCAGTCGCCACGACGACCTGGTTGGCGCTGGTAGTGTTTGCACTTGGGGACAAACGGAACTGCAGCTTCACCTCCTCTAGGGGGTCCAAAAGGGTGGGTTGAAAACGCTCGGGGATAGCGTTCTCCTGGTGGATGTAGATGCCCTCCACCGTCCACTGGTTGTTGCCAAGATAGGGGCCGGGGGTATAAACCAAGCGCTTTTGGTGGTAGGTGCCGGCGGTGTCGTAATACTGTACGAACACATCCCATCGGGGGAAGTGGAAGAGGGGCACCTCCCCCGTGTTCTTCAGCACCACATATACCTGGTGCCCCGTGCTGGAGGTGCATACCGCCCCCAGCCGGCTCCGCACGGTCTGGGCCATACGGGTCTGTTCCCTTTCCCAAGCATCGGCCAGTCGGTGCAGAGAGGCGAGGGCACTGTGGCCCACAAAGGCCACGCTGGCCAGCAGAAGGGCGATGCTGACCAGGCTTGTTATGGCGCTGACCATGCCGCACGGCCCCTAGTAGCTGAACCATTGCTCCGCGTGGGCTCCTGTGGGCGTGATGACCTTGACCAAATATGTGCCCGAGGGTTGGGGCTCGGCGAAATGAATGGAGATCTTGAGGGTAGCCATGCTTTTCCATTCGGTGTCGTTTTCCAGGGTGTAGGACCAGCTGGGGAATGCCCCGCCCGCATCGCCCACATAGGGGACGCGCAGGAAGGAGCCGGGCCTGCCGTAGAACACATCCACGTCGGTGATGCCCAGAATGCGACTACTCCCCACATTCTTCACCCAGAGCGTTACATCAAAGAGGCCGTCGCCGTCGGTGTCCTGCCACGTGCCGCCGGAGTCCAGTTCCCCTGTGGCGAACACAATGCTGATGTGGGTTTCAATGCGCTCGTTCATCTGTTGCGCCACATTGATGATGGCGTTGCCTCCCCGCACAACCGCAGGGTACACACTACGCATCACCACTAAGGTGGCAATGACGCCAGCAATGATCAGCAGAACAGTGCTGATGGCTTTGTCCATGCCTTATTGCTCCAGGCGACGCCATCACGGTGATGCCTCACAGAAGGCCCTCTAGCACAGCACATGCCCTGGCTCCAGGCGTGTCCATCCGTGGGGGAACGCCTTCTGGTAGGTGCGTAGGTTCTCCACAGCCACCTGTGCCAAGGCGCGATAGCGCGCAGGATGGCTGCGCAGGTAGTGCTGCAGAACATCCACCGGGATGGCGACGGCCTGCACGTCCCCGAGGGCTGTTACGGTGGCCGGATGAGGAGCACCGTCCACCAGGGAAAGGAGGCCGATGTCGGCTCCGGGTCCCAAGAAATGTACAAAAGCCCAGAAGTCTCGGGAGCCGGGCACGGGCACCTCCATCACGGCGGCGGCTCTGCCTTCGGTCAGGAAGAGCACAGCATCCACAGGGCTACCTTGCTGCACCACAACGGTCTCCATAGGGCAACGCAGCCAGTGGGCGCGGGCCAGCAGATGCTCCAACTCCTTGCTGGAGATGGAGCGCAGGAGCCTATTGGTGCGCAAAACGCGCCATCTGTGCTCCTCGTATGACTGGGAAGGAGAGTGCTGGAGGAAACCGTCGGTGGCCGGCGGTGCGGGACGGGCCTTATGCATCAGCAGTGCTCCTCTGATGACGCTGATTCCAGGATGCCCAGGAGGTAGTTGACAGAAGGAGAGGGCATCCCCTTACCTGTTCCGTCGTTATCCTTCAAAGAGGGGTGGGGAAGTCCTGGGTAGCCGAGAAGGGCAAGACCTACAAGCCCAGTAAGGTAAAGCCTGTGGTGGGGGGATGGCGGAATTGGGCGCAGTTGAACCCAGCCGCCACACTCCCTCTGGTTCTTGCCTGGACGCGGTTAGTGTGCTAAGCTGGCGGTGATGGCCACAACCCCACAATCCTTTTTCGCCCGTCTGGAGTCCTGCGCCCAGGCTCATCGCAGCCTTCTGTGCATCGGCCTAGACCCTGATCCGGCTTCGCTCCCCATACCTGACCTCACGGCCTTTCTGACGGGAGTGATAGAAGCCACTCAAGACCTGGTGGCTGCCTATAAGCCCAACCTGGCCTTTTATGAAGGGCTAGGGGCCGAGGGCTGGAAGGCCTTGGAGGCGGTGCGTCGGGCCATTCCCCCGTCCATACCCGTGATCGCCGATGCCAAGAGGGGGGATATCGCCTCCAGCGCCCGGTGGTATGCCCGTGCCCTCTTTGATGTATGGGGTTTTGACGCCGTTACCGTGAACCCCTACTTGGGCCAGGACAGCGTTGAGCCATTCCTGACATACGCGGATCGGGGCGTGTATCTGCTCTGCCGCACTTCCAATCCCGGTGCCCGAGATCTGCAGGACTTGGTGTTCACCTCGCCGTACGGTGGCGAGAGCCTCCCCCTTTATCAATGGGTTGCGCTATGCGCCCAGGCGTGGAACACCTATGGCAATGTGGGCCTTGTGATGGGGGCCACCTACCCCGAGGAGATGGCCCAGGTGCGTGCCCTCTGTCCTACCCTTCCCTTATTGGTGCCCGGTGTGGGTACCCAGGGCGGACAGGTGGAGCAAGTGGTGCAGAAAGGCTTGGCCATTCACGGTCTGGGGATGATCATCAACGTGTCGCGGGCTGTGCTGTATCCTGGGGGCAGCGGGAGTTCGTGGCAGGAAAGGGTGCGTCAGGCGGCGCAGGCATGGCGGGAACGCATCACTTCTGCTTTGGAAAAAGCAGGGCGGGGGTGGGGGGATGCGCCCTCCCCTTGATATCCGAGTGGGGGATGTGCTGGTGTTGCGCAAACCCCACCCCTGTGGGGGAAGCGCCTGGGAGGTCTACCGAGTGGGGGCGGATATCGGCCTGCGCTGTCAAACCTGTGGGCGGCGGGTGGTGCTCCCTCGTTTTCGGGTGGAGGGTCGGGTGAAACACCTCCTGCGCCCTGCTCCAGGAAAGCCTGTGCCTACCCCGCGTGAGGGTGAAAAAGGGGGTAGTTAGCTAGGGTATCTGGGTGCCAGCAAGGGGGCTTGCATACCACGGGCAAAGGCAGTATACTGCGCCCGATTGCTCCCCGGCAGAGAGGCGGGGAGTGCGGGCACGGTGCGGTTGCCCGGCAAACACCAATGGGGCAGGAGTAGGTCTCGGCCCAACACCCTCAGGAGGAGTAGCGTGCCATTTGCGGACAAGACCCTGACCTGTCGGGACTGCGGGAACCAGTTCGTTTTCACGGCGGGCGAGCAACAGTTTTACCAGGCGCACGGGCTTCTGCACGAGCCGGCCCGCTGTCCCCCCTGCCGGGCGGCGCGCCGGCAGAGCCGCGCCACGAGCGGGAACTCGGTTGAGGGCAACCCCGTGCCCCGTCGCACCTTCCCGGCCATCTGTGCCCAGTGCGGTCAGGAGACCCAGGTGCCCTTCCAACCCCGGCAGGGACGCCCCGTATATTGTAGCTCGTGCTTTGCTAACCTGCGAGGGACGCGCTAGACCCTGTGCCCATTGGGTTAGTAGGGCGTATCCCGCTCCGCCCTTTTGGCCTCCCGCCTGTGGGGCATCCTGGGGCCTAGGGTGTTCTGATGCTGCTTGGTGATGCGGCGGGCTTGGGGTCAGCCTTTTGCTGGGCCTGGGGAGGGGTGATCGGCCGCCTCTTGGCCCGCCGCCTCGGGGTTGTGGCCACCACCGGGTTCCGCTCCACTTTGGCGGCCATTCTCGCCTTCGGGGTCGCCTTCGGGTTGGGACGGGGAGAAGCCCTCCTGCATCTGCCCCTGGTGCCTTTGGCGGTGCTCCTGGGGTCTACCCTAGTCATGCTCATGGGGGAGACGAGCTTCCTCACAGGCCTGAAAGTGGACTATGCCTCCCGAGTGTTTGCCGTCGCCTCCAGCGGGTACATCTTCATCAGCCTGCTCCTGTCGGCTTTCCTCACCCCGGAGCGCCTCCATTGGGCTACTGCCATAGGCGGTGTGCTGGTGGCAGGGGGAATAGGCCTTCTGTTCAGCCCTGGGGAGTTCCGGTCCTTTTTACGCGGCATGCATCTCGGGGGGTTGGGCTATGGGCTAGGTGCGGCGCTCTTTTGGGCCATCGGGAGCCTGGGTGCCAACTGGGCGGTGGACTGGGTGGATGTGTTCCTGGCCCACGCCCTGCGGATGGCCCTCATCGGCCTGCTCCTGGTGCCCTTCTCCGTGCGTCAGCAAGGGTCGTTCTCCCGCCTGCTGGCCGACCGGGTGAGCCTGGGCCTGCTGGGGGCGGGTGCTGTGGCGGCCTATGGCTCGGGCCTGCTTTTCCTGGTGGCCCTGCGCTATACAAGTTTGGGGAATGCGGTGGTGCTCAGTTCCGTAGCGCCCATCTTCGTGGTTCCCATAGCCCGTTGGGTGGGGCGGGAGCGGGTCACCTGGAGGTTGGTGGTGGGGGTGGTAACCACCGTGGTGGGGGTGTGGGTGGCACTGGTACCTGCCCTGTAGGGTCAACCGATGGCACCTACCCGTGCTCCGGTGTAGAATAAAAACAGGGTTTCCAGCGGAGGGGGTATGGCAGGCCATTCCAAGTGGGCACAAATCAAGCATCAGAAGATGGCGGCCGACGCCCGACGGGGCCAGTTATTTACCAAACTCGCCCGGGAGATCACCATCGCCGCCCGCCAAGGAGGCGGGGATGTGCAAACCAACCCCCGCCTACGCCTGGCGGTGGAACGGGCACGGGAAGCCAATATGCCCATGGAAAACATCCAGCGGGCCATCCGTCGGGGCACGGGCCAGGGGGAGGAGCAGACCCGCCTGGAGGAGGTGGTCTACGAGGGGTATGGGCCGGGGGGGATAGCCATCCTGGTGCAGGCGGTAACTGAGAACCGTAACCGCACCGTTTCGGAGATTCGTTCGGTGCTGGAGCGGGGTGGAGGGAAGATGGGGGGCGTGGGGTCGGTCTCCTGGCTCTTTGAGCAGAAGGGTGTGCTGACCCTGGAGGAGCCCAACCCCCGGCGGGCGGAGAGCATCGCCCTGGAGGCCATTGACCTGGGTGCCGAGGACTTCGTTTTGGACGGCAGTTTCCTGGAGGTGCGGTGCCCCCCCGAGCGCTTTGAAGCCCTGCGTAAAGCCCTAGAGGAGAAGGGCATTACCTTCGCCTCGGCCGAGTTGGCCTTGGTGCCCAAGACGACAGTGCCCCTGGACCCCGCCACTAGTGAGCAGGTCGTCCGCCTCCTGGACCGCCTGGAGGACCTGGACGATGTACAAAAGGTCTATACCAATGCCGATTTCCCCAACGAGGTGCTGGAAGGCTACCGTGCGGCCTAGGGGGTGAGGTGTGCGGGTCCTGGGGATTGACCCAGGCACTCTGCGGTTGGGCTATGCCCTGGTGGAGGCCCAGGGGGACACGGTGCGCCTGGAGACCTGCGGTATCCTGACTGCTCCGCGGCGCGCTCCGTTGCCGCGGCGGTTGTCGGCTCTGTATCGTGCCCTGGTGGAGACCACTGAGCGCCTGTCCCCCCATGTGGTGGCGATAGAGGAGCCTTTCGTGCCCCGACGGGAGCAGGCCGTGGCGGTGCGCACCGCCATCGCCGTCGGGCAGGCCCAGGGGATCGCCTTCCTCGCCGCCGATGGTTTGCCGTTAGCCACCTACGCCCCCGCAGTGGTGAAGCAGGTGGTGGCCGGTCACGGGCGGGCTAGCAAGGGCGAAGTGGCCGAAGCGGTGCGGGTGGTGTTGGGATTGTCGGCCTCTCCTGCCTCTCTAGACAGCGTGGATGCCATTGCTATCGCCCTGTGCCATTGCATCCTGGTCCAGGGGCGGGAACGCCTGGGGGTGGCCCCGTGATTCGGGCGGTGCGGGGGAAACTGGAGGCGATCGGTCAGGATACGGTGGTGGTGCAAGTCGGCCCCGTGAGCCTGGAGGTGGGAGTGCCAGCCTCGGTCATTCCCACCCTGGGGCCTGTAGGCTCCGTGGTATGTCTGTACACCACTTTGTTCGTGCGGGACGAACGGCCTGTTCTGTTCGGTTTTCCGACCGAGGAGGGGAGGCGTCTTTTTGAATTGCTTCTAACGGTGAACGGGATTGGCCCGCGCCTGGGGATGGCTCTTCTCGGCCACTTATCCCCCCAGGAGATCAGCCGCGCCATCATACGGGGGGATGTGGATGCCCTGGCGCAAGCCCCCGGCGTGGGACGGAAAACGGCATCCCGCATCGTATTGGAGTTGCGGGAGAGGCTGGCCAAAAGTCTGTCCCCTGTCCCTGTTGACCTCTCTGACCAGCAGGACCTGGTTTCAGCTCTGCTGGCCCTGGGCTATTCCCGTGCGGAGGCCCAGGAGGCTCTGCGGGCCGTTCCCCAAAGCCCGGCCCTTCCCTTGGAGGAGCGTCTCCGCCGTGCCTTGGAGCATCTGGCACACAAGACCTCCTCGTGATAGGCTGGGAACATTGTCCACTGGTATACTGCTTCTAAACAGCAGGGCAGAGCCATGAGTAGCCCGGAACAGCTCCTCGCCTTGTTGGACGACGCGGCCCATCGCGCTGCGTGCGACCCTTCGGGTTTTTGGACACGTATCGCCTCTCTGCCGGACCAGATAGCCCAGGCGCGGGAGGCGGTGGGGGAGGTGGTGCTCTCCCGGGCGGTGCGGGCGAGCACGCGCATTCTGGTGGTGGGGATGGGGGGGTCGGCTATCGGGGGGGATCTTCTAGCCAGCCTGGCGGAGGCGCGCGGGGGGCCCCAGGTGGTGGTGTGGCGGGACTTCGGCCTGCCCGCGTGGGTGGACCAGCACACCCTTGTGGTCATCAGCACTTATTCCGGGGAGACGGCCGAGACCCTTTCTGCCTTCCAGAAGGCTTTGGGCAAGGGTCTGCCTATCGTGGTGATCACCTCAGGGGGGCGGGCAGCCCAGTGGGCGGTCCAGCATCGGATCCCCCTTCTGCGCATCCCCTACAAAGGGGAACCGCGCACGGCGGTGGGGTGGCTGTTCTTCGGTCTTTTGGCACTTCTGGAGCGTGCGGGGCTGTTCCCGGGCATTCCCGCCTCCCACTGGGGCGAGACCCTGGACCTGCTGCACACACAGACGCAGGCTCTCGCCTGTGCTACCCCGGCATCCCAGAACAGGGCCAAAATCCTGGCGGCCAGCCTCTACGGGAAAGTGCCGTTGGTCTGGGGAGGAGGGTTCCTGAAGGGAGTTGCCCACCGCTGGAAGACCCAGGTCAACGAGAACGCCAAACTGCCCGCTTTCGCGGAAACCATTCCCGAGATCTTCCACAACGCGGTGGAGGGAATGGCAGGCGGGCTGGAGCACTGGGGAGTGCTGGTGCTGGCGTCGGTCTTGTTGGACCCCGAGCATCAGCGCCGCGTGGAGGCGTTGGTGGACCTGTTAACAAGGCGGGGGATATGGTGCCAACGGATAGAGGGGCAGGGGGAAAGCATGCTCACGCAAGTGGCCGGTTTGCTGTTCCTGGGGGATTGGACGAGTTATTACCTCGCCCTCCTTTACGGACGAGACCCGGCACCCGTGCCCACCATCACCGCTTTGCGCCAACAGCTAGGGGTCTAGTGCCCGGTTACACGGTGGGCACAGCCAGGCACAGGCTCCATCCTATTGAGGCTCCGCTTTATTCCCCGAACCCCCGGGTTTCTGAGGGTTGCGCTTGAGAAAGCCTGGGACGAGGATCGGCCCTGTTGTCCTTTCCTCCCGAAAAGCATCGGTGATGGGATGAGACCGAAAGCCTTACGCAGCAGATTTGGCTGCTTTTCCACTCTTGGGGGGCTAGCCTGTCCCTTCCAGTTTGCCGGGGTTGAGGATGCCCTGGGGATCCAATGCCTTTTTGATGTGGCGGAACACCTGCTGCCCCTGACCCCACTCCCGTGGGAGCAGATGGGCCAACTTGATGCCGACGCCATGGCAATATTCCATAGTCCCCCCCAAGTCTTGCGCCAGAGCCAGGAGGGTGTCCACTAGGGAGGCGATTGTAGTCGGCTCGGCTTGCGGGTGGGCATCGGCACTGAACAGGACGGAGAAAAACTCGGGTCGCCCCCAAAGGGACCACTCCCGCACCACTACCGGGTAGCGCTGCAGGATGGCCTGGGCCTGACGACGGTATTCGGGGACACGCCCCGCCGGGATGGCCGTGTGCAGGTAGTCCATACGCCAGGGGCGAGGGCGGCGTTGGGAGGGGGGACGGGCCAGCACCTCTTGGCGGTAGCGCTCGGCGGAGCGGTGGCGTTGGGCCCAAAAGGTTTGGGCACGGGCACGGCCTAAGTCTTGCCCTCCTGCGGCGGTGCAAATGCGTCGTGCCCGCTGGCTTGCCCCCCGGGCCTCCTCCAGGCACCCCTCAAAGCCCAGGTACAGGAGCACCTCCGAGTGCCCCTCGTTCCAGCACTCCTGGGAGAAGTCCAGCACCGAGGGACGCAGGCCCAGGTGGAACATCTCCATCACCGCGCTATATCCCGCCTCGAAGGAGGGGAATCCCCACGCCATCAGGATGCGCTTTTCGGGGGTAGGGAAAACTTCAATGGTTGCTTGCGTGATGACCCCCAGTGTGCCTTCGGTGCCGATGAACAGGGCGTTGAAGTCCAAAGCGAGGTGTTTGGGGATAGGGCGGGTCTCCAAGACCTCCCCTGTAGCGAGGACGACTTGCAAGGCTCGCACCTGGGCGCCCATGGGGCCATAGCGCCCGGCCAGGTAGCCCACCCCATTAGTGGCGATGGCCCCACCCAGGGTGGCGATGGGCTGGCTCCAGGGGTCGTGGCCCAGGAACAGCCCATACGGTGTGAGGGCTGTGTCCAAATCGCCTAAAAGGATGCCCGCCTCGGCGCGCACCAGGTGGCTCTCCTTGTCCACCTCCAGGATGCGGGCCATGCCCTTCATATCCAAGGCGATGCCCCCCTGCACTGGCACCACTCCGCCCATGACACCCGTTCCACCTCCGAAGGGCACCACCGGCACATCCCGCTGGCTGGCCCATGCCAGGAGGATGCGCACCTGCTCCACCGTGGTGGGGCGCACCACCACTTGGGGGCGCCGCTCTAGGAGCGGGGCGGCGTGGAAGGCACGCCACGCCCCCAAGGCGTCCCCACTGTGGGCAAGGATATCCTCCCCGTCGGTGGAGACGCATGACGCCCCCAGCAAGGCGGTCAGGTCCCGTGCCAAAGAGTCGCGGACGGACATAGGACACCTCAGGCGCAAGGGGTGCTACTGAACGGGACGCCAGCGGGTGCCCTGGGGAGTATCCTCCAGGACGATACCCAAGTCCAGGAGGCGAGAGCGAATACGGTCAGCCAGAGCATACTGGCGTGTTTTGCGAAGTTCGCCGCGCACCTCTACCAGCAGGTCAATAAAGGGGCGGGCGGTCAGATCGGTTTTGACGGGCTCCCGCAGGGTCAGGCCCAGGGTGCCAGCCAACTGGCGCAAGGTCTCTATGCCGTGCACTACCGAGGCCCCCCCTTCGCGGGCGCGGTTGAGTTCCCGCGCCAGGTCGAACAGGACGGCCAAGGCTTGGGGGGTATTCAGGTCGTCATCCATGGCCTGGGTGAAGCGCTGGACAAAGGGAGTGGGGTCAAAGGGGGGGCCATCGGCGGGGCCAGGGCCTTCCCGTAGGGCAGCCCGCAGGCGCTCCACGGCGCGCTCGGAGGAGGCCACACCCTCCTCGCTCCAGGTGAGCGGGGAGCGGTAGTGGGAGGAGAGGAAGAACATCCGCAAAGCATCGGGGGAGAAGCGCGCCAACGCTTCTTTGATGGTTACCAAGTTGCCCAACGATTTGCTCATTTTGTCCAGGCCCAGGCGTAACAGGCCGTTGTGCACCCACCAGCGCACAAAGGGCTCCTTCCCCGTGTAGGCCTCCGACTGGGCGATCTCGTTTTCGTGGTGGGGGAAGATCAGGTCTTGCCCACCCCCGTGGATGTCCAGGGTCTCCCCTAGGTAGCGCAAGGACATAGCGGAGCATTCGATATGCCAGCCCGGGCGTCCCTTGCCCCAAGGGCTATCCCACCAGGGCTCCCCGGGTTTAGCGGCTTTCCACAGGGCGAAGTCCATAGGGTGTTCCTTGCCCGCTTCAGGCTCCACCCGTGCCCCTGCCATCATCCCCTCTAGGGTGCGGTGGCTCAGTTTACCGTAGTTCTTGGCCGTCAACACTCGGAAATACACATCCCCTTGCGACTCGTAGGCGTGCCCCTTCTGTATGAGGCGCTGAATCATTTCAATCATCAGGCCGATGCTTTCTGTGGCGCGGGGGTATATGTGCGCCCGTTGGACATTTAGGGCGTCCATATCCTCAAAGTACTCGGCGATGTAGCGGTCGGCCAGTTCCTGTGTGGTCAGGCCCTCCCGCTGGGCCCGCTGGATGATTTTGTCATCTATATCGGTGAAGTTTTGGACATGGCGGACCTTCCAGCCCCGGGCCTCCAGCCAGCGGCGGAGCACATCAAAGTAGACATAAGACATCGCGTGGCCCACATGGGACGGGCTATAGGGGGTGATGCCACACACGTACATCTTGACTTCCCCTTCCAGGGGGGCGAAGTCGCGTTTTTGGGCGGTTAGGGTATCGTAGAGCCTCATACCTGCTCCTCTAGCAGGGCTACAGCATAGGCAGCGATGGCCTCCTGCTGGCCGAGGGGACCAAGCCCTTCAGCGGTCTTGGCTTTGATGCTCACGTGCTGGACGGGCACACCTAAGGAGTGTGCCAACTTCTGGCGCATGGCGTCAAGGAAGGGGCGCAGGTGGGGGCGTTCGGCGATAAGGGTGCAGTCCAGGTTGCCCAGCCGATAGCCCTGGCGGTGGAGCATCTGCATCACCTGGGCCAGAAGCCCCAGGCTGTGGGCATCTTTGTAGCGCGGGTCGGTGGGGGGGAAGTGGGTGCCAATATCGCCCAGGGCGGCGGCCCCCAGGAGGGCGTCGATGATAGCGTGGGTAAGGGCGTCCCCGTCGCTGTGGCCCAGGAGCCCCCTGGGGAAAGGGATTTCCACACCACCCAGCACCAGCCGCCTCCCCTCCACCAGGCGGTGGATGTCCCAGCCGAAGCCGATACGCGTCCTCATCCCGAGGGCTCCTGCGCCGAGGCTTTGCGGGCACGCAGGACGGCCTCAGCCAAGGGAATGTCCTCCACGGTGGTTACCTTGAGGTTCCCATAGTCCCCCAGGACAACCTTGACGGGCACACCCATCTTTTCCACCATCGTGGCGTCGTCGGTAACCGTCTCGTGCACCTGTTGGTGCGCCTTCTCCAAGAGGGCGCGGCGGAACACCTGGGGCGTCTGCACCATCCACAAGCGCTCCCGCGGGAGGGTCTCCACCACCCACAGGTCGGCGTTGACCATTTTGACGGTGTCCTTGGCAGGGACGGCCGCGATGGCGGCACCGGTGGTGGTGGCGGCACCCAGTGCCCTCTCCACGAGGTCGGGTGTCAGGCAAGGGCGGGCGGCATCGTGGACGACGATCCATTGGCACCGGGTGGGGAGGGCCTGTAAACCGTGGCGCACCGAGTCCTGCCGCCGGGCACCCCCCATACAGACCCCCTGCACTTTTGCCCATCGCCCACTGCGGAGCAAGGCGGTTCCCTGCGCCAAGTTATCGGCGCTGAGGACTACCACCACCGTGTCCACGGAGGGGGCGCTCTGCAAGGCGTCTAACACCCAGGCCAAGGCGGGTTGTCCGCCGAGGGGGACGAAGACCTTGTCTACCCCGCCCATGCGCTGGCTCTGACCTGCGCCCACCACAATAGCCCCTACAGCCTCACCCTGAAACATCTGCTCCCCTGCTCTGGGCTTCCCGGGGCTGTGCAAACAGAATACGCCCCGAGGCCGTCTGATGGGTGCGCATCACCACCACATCCACAAACTGGTTGATGTAGCGTTGGCCCCCTTCAACAACCACCATTGTGCCGTCGTCCAAAAAACCTACCCCTTGCCCTGGCTCCCGGCCCTCCTGGATAAGGCGCACCTGGAGCACCTCCCCAGGCAGAATCGGGGGGTGTAAGGCGGCGGCCAGGTCGTTGATGTTGATAACGCTCAGCCCCTGCCCCTGAGCTAAACGGGCCAGGGTGCTGTCGGCGGTAAAAACCGTTGCCTTCAGGCGCTGGGCCAAGGCGAGAAAGCGGGCCTCACTGCGCTGGTCGGCAGGCCTGTTGGCGTCCACAACGGTCAAGGCGATGCGACGCTCACGGCGCAGGCGCGCCCACACCTCCAAGCCCCGACGCCCTCGTGTCCGGTGCACTGCGTCGTTTGAGGCGGCGGTGCGCCGCAACTCGTCCAGCACAAAACGGGGCACCGCCAGCGTCTCCTGGAGCACACCCGTTCCCACCAAAGAGGCGATGCGCCCGTCTATCAGGGCGCTGGCATCCAGGAGCACCACTCGTGGCGGTGTGCGCGACGCTTGGGCGAGGCGTTCCAACCGGGGGAAGGCTTCCAGGAGAGCCTTCTGCCGCGCCAGGGCGACCCAGGCTCCCGCTACCCCTAAGAGGAGAGTGATGGCTAGGGGCAAGTACACCCCCAAAGCCCCAGGCAGGCGTGCCAGGGCAGGGGTTGCCAGGGCACCCATAGCGAGGCCGAGGATACTTCCCAACAGACTCAGGAAAAGGGAAAGGGGTGGGGCGTGTATCAGCCAACGGATGCCCCGCAGGAGGATTCCCAGACCTATCCCAGCCCCCGCACCCCACACCAGGGGGGTAAGTCCCGACCACCACCCCACCACTAGGATACCAACGCCCGCCAGGAGCACCATACCCAGCCCTGTCCACCGCAGGGGACGCCTCCAGCGGACGGGCAGCTTCGGGCGGGGAGGGGCCAGTGCAGGGGTGCTCACATCCGTACCCTCAATCAGGGTGCGCTGTGGGACGGGAACAGTGCATCGGGGATTTGAGGCACCACTGGGAGGTGGTGGGGCATGAAGGACACCCCCATT
The sequence above is drawn from the Dehalococcoidia bacterium genome and encodes:
- the cysS gene encoding cysteine--tRNA ligase; amino-acid sequence: MRLYDTLTAQKRDFAPLEGEVKMYVCGITPYSPSHVGHAMSYVYFDVLRRWLEARGWKVRHVQNFTDIDDKIIQRAQREGLTTQELADRYIAEYFEDMDALNVQRAHIYPRATESIGLMIEMIQRLIQKGHAYESQGDVYFRVLTAKNYGKLSHRTLEGMMAGARVEPEAGKEHPMDFALWKAAKPGEPWWDSPWGKGRPGWHIECSAMSLRYLGETLDIHGGGQDLIFPHHENEIAQSEAYTGKEPFVRWWVHNGLLRLGLDKMSKSLGNLVTIKEALARFSPDALRMFFLSSHYRSPLTWSEEGVASSERAVERLRAALREGPGPADGPPFDPTPFVQRFTQAMDDDLNTPQALAVLFDLARELNRAREGGASVVHGIETLRQLAGTLGLTLREPVKTDLTARPFIDLLVEVRGELRKTRQYALADRIRSRLLDLGIVLEDTPQGTRWRPVQ
- a CDS encoding bifunctional phosphoglucose/phosphomannose isomerase, whose product is MSSPEQLLALLDDAAHRAACDPSGFWTRIASLPDQIAQAREAVGEVVLSRAVRASTRILVVGMGGSAIGGDLLASLAEARGGPQVVVWRDFGLPAWVDQHTLVVISTYSGETAETLSAFQKALGKGLPIVVITSGGRAAQWAVQHRIPLLRIPYKGEPRTAVGWLFFGLLALLERAGLFPGIPASHWGETLDLLHTQTQALACATPASQNRAKILAASLYGKVPLVWGGGFLKGVAHRWKTQVNENAKLPAFAETIPEIFHNAVEGMAGGLEHWGVLVLASVLLDPEHQRRVEALVDLLTRRGIWCQRIEGQGESMLTQVAGLLFLGDWTSYYLALLYGRDPAPVPTITALRQQLGV
- a CDS encoding FAD-binding oxidoreductase, translating into MSVRDSLARDLTALLGASCVSTDGEDILAHSGDALGAWRAFHAAPLLERRPQVVVRPTTVEQVRILLAWASQRDVPVVPFGGGTGVMGGVVPVQGGIALDMKGMARILEVDKESHLVRAEAGILLGDLDTALTPYGLFLGHDPWSQPIATLGGAIATNGVGYLAGRYGPMGAQVRALQVVLATGEVLETRPIPKHLALDFNALFIGTEGTLGVITQATIEVFPTPEKRILMAWGFPSFEAGYSAVMEMFHLGLRPSVLDFSQECWNEGHSEVLLYLGFEGCLEEARGASQRARRICTAAGGQDLGRARAQTFWAQRHRSAERYRQEVLARPPSQRRPRPWRMDYLHTAIPAGRVPEYRRQAQAILQRYPVVVREWSLWGRPEFFSVLFSADAHPQAEPTTIASLVDTLLALAQDLGGTMEYCHGVGIKLAHLLPREWGQGQQVFRHIKKALDPQGILNPGKLEGTG
- the ruvA gene encoding Holliday junction branch migration protein RuvA, whose protein sequence is MIRAVRGKLEAIGQDTVVVQVGPVSLEVGVPASVIPTLGPVGSVVCLYTTLFVRDERPVLFGFPTEEGRRLFELLLTVNGIGPRLGMALLGHLSPQEISRAIIRGDVDALAQAPGVGRKTASRIVLELRERLAKSLSPVPVDLSDQQDLVSALLALGYSRAEAQEALRAVPQSPALPLEERLRRALEHLAHKTSS
- the ispD gene encoding 2-C-methyl-D-erythritol 4-phosphate cytidylyltransferase, with protein sequence MFQGEAVGAIVVGAGQSQRMGGVDKVFVPLGGQPALAWVLDALQSAPSVDTVVVVLSADNLAQGTALLRSGRWAKVQGVCMGGARRQDSVRHGLQALPTRCQWIVVHDAARPCLTPDLVERALGAATTTGAAIAAVPAKDTVKMVNADLWVVETLPRERLWMVQTPQVFRRALLEKAHQQVHETVTDDATMVEKMGVPVKVVLGDYGNLKVTTVEDIPLAEAVLRARKASAQEPSG
- the ispF gene encoding 2-C-methyl-D-erythritol 2,4-cyclodiphosphate synthase — encoded protein: MRTRIGFGWDIHRLVEGRRLVLGGVEIPFPRGLLGHSDGDALTHAIIDALLGAAALGDIGTHFPPTDPRYKDAHSLGLLAQVMQMLHRQGYRLGNLDCTLIAERPHLRPFLDAMRQKLAHSLGVPVQHVSIKAKTAEGLGPLGQQEAIAAYAVALLEEQV